Proteins encoded together in one Thermovirga sp. window:
- a CDS encoding 3-isopropylmalate dehydratase large subunit, producing the protein MGKTFAEKVLGKAAGESVSAGQVVIVEPHFCMSHDNAAPIWGIFQKIGVNKVWKPDHLVFILDHAIPAPTDKHAENHMKIRQVVKEQGIRYFYDVTSRGGVCHQIMCEEGFALPGLVIVGSDSHTCTYGAFGTFSTGIGRSEMAATWATGQIWFRVPESMKITVTGKFKRGVSAKDLILKIAGDIKADGADYMSIEFHGPAIEEMSLSERMTLCNMGIEVGAKNAACPPDQKVLDFIKPIAKTDQWEALWADDDALYAKELHYDLGDLVPAVAKPHTVDNYAPIDEVKGTPIHQAFLGSCTNARIEDLRLAADILKGKEVAVRTIVLPASWTVYRQALEEGLLEVFLDAGCVIVNPGCGPCMGNHEGILAPGETCISTANRNFRGRMGNKDSFIYLASPMTVAASALKGEISDPREVL; encoded by the coding sequence ATGGGAAAGACATTCGCTGAAAAAGTGCTCGGCAAGGCGGCCGGCGAGTCCGTTTCGGCCGGCCAGGTCGTCATAGTTGAACCCCACTTTTGCATGAGCCACGACAACGCAGCGCCTATCTGGGGCATTTTCCAGAAGATCGGCGTGAATAAGGTCTGGAAGCCCGACCACCTGGTGTTCATCCTGGATCACGCCATCCCGGCGCCGACGGACAAGCACGCCGAGAACCACATGAAGATCCGCCAGGTGGTCAAGGAACAGGGGATCAGGTACTTCTACGACGTGACCAGCAGGGGCGGAGTCTGTCACCAGATCATGTGCGAGGAGGGTTTCGCCCTCCCGGGACTGGTCATCGTTGGGAGCGACAGCCACACCTGCACCTATGGCGCTTTCGGCACTTTCTCCACGGGAATAGGTCGCAGCGAGATGGCCGCCACTTGGGCGACGGGACAGATCTGGTTCCGTGTCCCCGAATCAATGAAGATCACCGTGACGGGCAAGTTCAAGAGAGGTGTTTCGGCGAAGGACCTGATCCTCAAGATAGCCGGCGATATAAAGGCCGACGGGGCCGACTACATGTCCATCGAGTTCCACGGACCCGCCATCGAGGAGATGTCCCTGTCCGAGAGGATGACCCTCTGCAACATGGGGATCGAGGTCGGGGCCAAGAACGCTGCCTGCCCCCCTGATCAGAAGGTCCTGGATTTCATCAAACCCATTGCCAAGACGGACCAGTGGGAAGCCCTCTGGGCCGACGACGACGCCCTTTACGCCAAGGAACTGCACTACGACTTGGGAGACCTGGTGCCCGCCGTCGCCAAACCCCACACGGTGGACAACTATGCTCCCATCGACGAGGTCAAGGGCACGCCGATACACCAGGCTTTCCTCGGGAGCTGCACCAACGCCCGCATCGAGGACCTGCGGCTGGCGGCAGATATTCTGAAGGGCAAGGAAGTGGCCGTGAGGACCATCGTCCTCCCCGCCTCTTGGACGGTCTACCGACAGGCGCTGGAAGAAGGGCTCCTCGAGGTCTTCCTCGACGCCGGGTGCGTCATAGTCAACCCCGGCTGCGGTCCCTGCATGGGCAACCACGAGGGGATCCTCGCCCCGGGTGAGACCTGCATTTCGACGGCCAACAGGAACTTCAGAGGCCGCATGGGCAACAAGGACAGTTTCATCTACCTAGCCAGCCCCATGACGGTCGCCGCCTCCGCTTTAAAGGGCGAAATCTCCGATCCCAGGGAGGTGCTTTAG
- the leuD gene encoding 3-isopropylmalate dehydratase small subunit (catalyzes the isomerization between 2-isopropylmalate and 3-isopropylmalate in leucine biosynthesis): IKDGDELEVDLEKGEIKDLTNGNTFHGDAVADLEMDIMKAGGLIEYLKEKAVSK, encoded by the coding sequence AGATCAAGGACGGCGACGAACTTGAGGTAGACCTGGAGAAGGGCGAGATCAAGGATCTCACCAATGGCAACACCTTCCACGGCGACGCCGTCGCGGACCTGGAGATGGACATAATGAAGGCCGGCGGCCTCATCGAGTACCTCAAGGAAAAGGCCGTCAGCAAGTAG